From a single Fulvivirga ulvae genomic region:
- a CDS encoding 3-phosphoshikimate 1-carboxyvinyltransferase → MSFRNHTLQIEKKSTIASTVIELPASKSIANRALILDALAGRKSHLTNISEARDTETMQRLLGSDTPIWDVLDAGTTMRFLTAYTAVTESKTLTGTKRMQERPIKILGDSLRELGADIEYLAKDGYPPLKINPIKSQLTNKIVIRGDISSQYISALMMIASALPNGLEIELTGHIGSKPYITMTLAVMKAFGIEANWHDHIIQIPHQKYKATDYQIEPDWSAASYWYSFVALSSDAYITLKDLKDNSIQGDRKIADYMIQLGVNTTFTHEGAELTKCEHQQDVAFDFTDCPDMAQTVAVVCAAKGIACEMTGLESLRIKETDRILALQNELAKFGAELREEAGTWTVVPSTHEIKSALLEFDTYHDHRMAMAFAPLSTLTSIRIKDPEVVKKSYPGYWRDMTKAGFKISEL, encoded by the coding sequence ATGTCATTCAGAAATCATACACTTCAAATAGAGAAAAAAAGCACTATAGCTTCAACTGTTATTGAACTACCCGCATCAAAAAGCATTGCTAACAGAGCTTTAATATTAGACGCTCTGGCCGGAAGAAAGTCACACCTTACAAACATTTCAGAAGCACGCGATACTGAGACAATGCAAAGATTGCTGGGATCAGACACCCCAATCTGGGATGTACTTGACGCCGGTACTACCATGAGGTTTTTAACGGCTTATACAGCAGTTACCGAATCAAAAACACTTACTGGCACGAAACGCATGCAAGAGCGTCCCATCAAAATATTAGGTGACTCGCTAAGAGAATTAGGTGCTGACATTGAATATCTGGCAAAGGATGGTTACCCTCCTCTTAAAATAAATCCAATAAAAAGTCAACTGACAAATAAAATAGTCATAAGAGGAGATATTAGCAGCCAATATATCTCAGCACTTATGATGATAGCGTCAGCTCTTCCCAATGGCCTTGAAATTGAACTAACCGGGCACATCGGCAGTAAGCCATACATAACTATGACTTTGGCCGTAATGAAAGCATTTGGTATTGAGGCCAACTGGCATGACCATATCATACAAATTCCTCATCAGAAATACAAGGCCACTGACTATCAGATTGAACCTGACTGGTCTGCGGCCAGCTATTGGTACAGCTTTGTAGCGCTGAGCAGCGATGCCTATATTACACTTAAAGACCTGAAGGACAACTCCATACAGGGAGACCGAAAAATAGCCGATTATATGATACAACTTGGTGTGAACACTACGTTCACACATGAGGGCGCGGAGCTAACCAAATGTGAGCATCAACAGGACGTTGCATTTGACTTTACTGATTGTCCTGATATGGCGCAAACTGTTGCTGTTGTTTGCGCTGCCAAAGGAATAGCATGTGAAATGACCGGACTTGAGAGTTTACGCATAAAGGAAACTGACCGCATTCTGGCCTTGCAAAATGAACTCGCAAAATTTGGAGCTGAATTAAGGGAAGAAGCTGGCACATGGACAGTGGTACCATCCACTCATGAAATAAAGTCAGCTTTATTGGAATTTGACACCTATCACGACCATCGCATGGCTATGGCTTTCGCACCTTTAAGTACACTTACCTCCATAAGAATTAAAGATCCGGAAGTTGTCAAGAAGTCGTATCCCGGCTACTGGCGAGATATGACAAAAGCAGGATTTAAAATATCAGAGTTGTAA
- the aroB gene encoding 3-dehydroquinate synthase: MTLNHIIITSNTPETINNILKQENYSKIAVLVDENTFAHCYPTLRDNLPEHTLIQIKSGEINKTLDTCTHVWQELTDQSFDRKSLLINLGGGVIGDLGGFCAGTYKRGVDFINIPTTLLSQVDASVGGKLGIDFNGLKNHIGLFREPKNILIDLNFLSTLPKREIRSGFAEIIKHHLISDKAGWNNLKSNSFDNLNWSALVPHSVQIKYKIVAEDPYEGGLRKALNFGHTIGHAVESYLLNNDRAILHGEAVAVGMICETYLSFKRKLISKAELHDITDYIRSIYDKVQLSDKDREHICGYLMQDKKNRGSNVLAALLNGVGNVEWDQSLSKEESLDSLAFYDKF; the protein is encoded by the coding sequence GTGACTTTAAACCATATTATTATTACCAGCAACACTCCGGAGACTATTAACAACATCCTTAAGCAGGAGAATTATAGTAAAATTGCAGTTTTAGTGGATGAGAATACATTTGCGCATTGTTATCCCACACTCAGAGACAACTTACCGGAACATACACTGATACAAATAAAAAGTGGCGAGATAAACAAAACGTTAGACACATGTACCCATGTATGGCAGGAATTGACAGATCAAAGTTTTGACAGAAAATCATTGTTGATTAACCTGGGTGGCGGGGTAATAGGAGATCTGGGTGGCTTCTGCGCCGGAACCTATAAGAGAGGTGTCGATTTCATAAATATTCCCACTACGCTACTCTCTCAGGTTGATGCCAGCGTTGGTGGTAAGTTAGGAATAGACTTTAATGGTTTAAAAAATCATATTGGCTTGTTTAGAGAACCTAAAAATATATTGATAGACCTGAACTTTCTGAGCACACTCCCAAAAAGAGAGATAAGGTCTGGTTTTGCTGAAATTATAAAGCATCATTTAATATCAGATAAAGCCGGATGGAATAATTTAAAAAGTAATAGTTTCGATAACCTGAACTGGTCTGCATTGGTACCACATTCAGTTCAAATCAAATATAAGATAGTGGCAGAAGATCCTTATGAAGGTGGTCTAAGAAAAGCTTTAAATTTTGGACATACCATTGGTCATGCAGTAGAAAGCTATTTGTTGAACAACGATAGAGCAATCCTGCACGGTGAGGCAGTCGCGGTGGGTATGATTTGTGAAACATACCTAAGTTTTAAGAGAAAACTAATTTCGAAAGCGGAATTACATGATATTACAGATTACATCCGTAGCATCTATGACAAAGTTCAATTATCAGACAAGGACAGAGAGCACATATGCGGCTACCTGATGCAGGACAAAAAAAACAGGGGCAGCAACGTTCTGGCTGCACTTCTTAATGGAGTTGGCAATGTGGAATGGGACCAGTCTCTTAGCAAAGAAGAATCATTGGACTCACTGGCCTTTTATGACAAGTTCTAA
- a CDS encoding bifunctional 3-deoxy-7-phosphoheptulonate synthase/chorismate mutase type II, with the protein MKKDEWIGRFQKPWIIAGPCSAESEEQLLKTVKAVAALGIEVIRAGVWKPRTRPNSFEGIGIKALEWIQRIKKECKVKFITEVASAQHVELALKYDLDMVWIGARTTVNPFTVQEIADALKGSTLPVLVKNPVNPDLALWMGAIERIANTGLTEIGAIHRGFSSFRKSKYRNEPVWQIPVELKASIPHIPLICDPSHIGGSRSMIYDISQKALDMGYDGLMIETHPDPDNALSDSKQQITPEQLKDIKHKLRIRQTTSDNVLFKTKLEELRNKIDSVDHDLIETLSIRMKLIEQIGEYKKENNVTIFQLERWNEIIKTRPQWAEALDLRKEFIEEIYKQIHSESLRNQTEILNKQKP; encoded by the coding sequence ATGAAAAAAGATGAATGGATAGGCAGGTTTCAGAAGCCGTGGATCATCGCAGGGCCTTGCAGTGCTGAATCTGAAGAGCAACTGCTAAAGACGGTGAAGGCGGTAGCTGCTCTGGGCATTGAAGTAATACGTGCCGGCGTATGGAAGCCGAGAACACGCCCAAACTCTTTCGAAGGGATCGGAATAAAAGCGCTGGAATGGATCCAAAGAATCAAAAAGGAGTGCAAGGTCAAATTCATTACTGAAGTTGCCAGTGCTCAGCATGTGGAACTTGCCCTAAAGTATGATCTGGATATGGTATGGATTGGAGCCAGAACAACAGTCAATCCATTTACGGTACAGGAGATAGCTGACGCACTAAAAGGAAGTACCCTTCCTGTTTTAGTTAAAAACCCGGTTAATCCCGATCTGGCCTTATGGATGGGAGCGATTGAAAGAATAGCAAATACAGGCCTTACTGAAATTGGAGCGATCCACCGAGGATTTTCTTCTTTCAGGAAGTCTAAATACCGCAACGAACCAGTCTGGCAGATCCCTGTTGAACTGAAAGCCAGCATCCCGCACATACCTCTTATCTGCGATCCAAGTCATATAGGAGGCAGCCGTAGTATGATCTATGATATTTCTCAAAAAGCACTTGATATGGGATATGATGGCTTAATGATAGAAACCCACCCGGACCCCGACAATGCTTTAAGCGACTCTAAACAACAGATAACGCCCGAGCAATTAAAAGATATAAAACACAAACTGAGAATAAGGCAGACTACTTCTGATAATGTATTATTCAAAACAAAACTTGAAGAATTAAGGAATAAAATTGACAGTGTAGATCACGATCTCATTGAAACATTATCGATCCGAATGAAACTGATAGAACAGATTGGTGAATATAAAAAAGAAAATAATGTAACTATATTTCAACTGGAAAGATGGAACGAGATCATTAAAACCCGGCCTCAATGGGCGGAAGCCCTCGATCTGCGCAAAGAATTTATTGAAGAAATTTATAAACAGATCCATTCCGAATCGTTAAGAAACCAAACAGAAATACTGAACAAACAAAAACCGTGA
- a CDS encoding proline dehydrogenase family protein: MQLKSNISFDDTSVAFEAKSNKALRKANLMFSVVNNPFMSKIATGSVKFALKLHLPIKGIIKNTVFDHFCGGENIEESQETINELATYGIGTILDYSVEGEENEHCFDDTKEEVIRTITKAKESRHIPFCVFKPTGLGSSALFQKIQEGTALSEGEKAAYERIKNRIDEVCKYAYESDVPVLIDAEDSWIQDAIDVLAYDMMARYNQQKAIVYNTFQMYRVNMLDNLRKAFHYAAMHNYYLGAKLVRGAYMEKERERAEDMGYPSPIQPTKEATDNQFNQALVFCIDNKQRISLVCGSHNEYSNYYLALLMEKHSMNNDDPRVCFAQLYGMSDNISFNLAKAGYNVAKYVPYGPVNSVMPYLFRRAEENTSVAGQSSRELSLIRKELRRRED; encoded by the coding sequence ATGCAGTTAAAATCTAACATCTCTTTTGACGATACTTCAGTAGCTTTTGAAGCCAAGTCAAATAAAGCCCTAAGAAAAGCTAACCTCATGTTTTCTGTAGTTAATAATCCTTTTATGTCTAAGATTGCTACAGGTTCGGTGAAGTTCGCACTCAAACTACATCTCCCCATAAAAGGAATTATAAAGAATACTGTCTTTGATCACTTTTGTGGAGGAGAAAATATCGAAGAAAGTCAGGAGACGATCAATGAACTCGCTACCTATGGGATAGGTACTATACTGGATTATTCGGTAGAAGGGGAGGAGAATGAGCATTGTTTCGATGATACGAAAGAAGAGGTTATAAGGACTATCACCAAAGCAAAAGAATCAAGACATATTCCATTTTGCGTTTTTAAACCTACAGGGCTAGGTAGCTCAGCACTTTTTCAAAAAATTCAGGAAGGCACAGCACTTAGTGAAGGAGAGAAAGCCGCCTATGAACGAATCAAAAATCGTATAGATGAAGTTTGTAAATATGCTTATGAATCAGATGTTCCTGTTCTAATAGATGCAGAAGATTCCTGGATACAGGACGCCATTGATGTGCTTGCGTATGATATGATGGCGAGGTATAACCAGCAAAAAGCAATTGTTTATAATACTTTTCAAATGTATCGCGTAAATATGCTGGACAATTTACGTAAGGCTTTCCATTATGCTGCCATGCATAACTACTACCTGGGTGCTAAATTGGTAAGAGGTGCTTACATGGAAAAAGAACGAGAGAGAGCGGAAGATATGGGATATCCAAGCCCGATCCAACCAACTAAGGAGGCTACCGATAACCAGTTCAATCAGGCATTGGTTTTTTGTATTGATAACAAACAAAGAATAAGCCTGGTTTGTGGCTCTCACAATGAATATAGCAACTACTACCTGGCTCTGCTCATGGAGAAGCATAGCATGAATAATGATGATCCAAGAGTGTGCTTTGCTCAACTTTACGGAATGAGTGACAACATATCTTTTAACCTTGCTAAGGCAGGGTATAATGTTGCCAAGTATGTTCCTTATGGCCCGGTAAATTCGGTAATGCCTTATTTATTTAGGCGTGCAGAAGAAAATACTTCTGTAGCAGGTCAAAGCAGCCGTGAATTATCTCTGATCAGAAAGGAACTCAGAAGGAGAGAGGACTGA
- the lysS gene encoding lysine--tRNA ligase yields MQLSEQEIVRRDARKKLEELGIDPYPSELYHVNVSAKEIHENYEKQKIDYKNISIAGRLMSRRIMGSAAFAEIQDSTGRVQIYVRRDDICPGEDKNLYNTVFKKLLDIGDIIGVKGYVFTTQTGEISIHVTELKVLSKSLRPLPIVKETKDEDGNIVKHDAFSDPELRYRQRYVDLIVNSQVKDTFIKRTKLVNSMREYLNERGYLEVETPILQPLYGGAAAKPFKTHHNTLDMTLYLRIANELYLKRLIVGGFDGVYEFSKDFRNEGMSRFHNPEFTQVELYVAYKDYNWMMDLVEEMIEKVAMDLHGTTKVQVGSNVLDFKRPWKRFTMFEAIEHFTGIDISEMDETELRKTAKELNVPVDETMGKGKLIDEIFGEKCEGQLIQPTFITDYPVEMSPLAKKHRTKEGLVERFEAIANGKEICNSFSELNDPIDQRKRFEEQLELGKRGDEEAMTLDEDFLRALEYGMPPTAGLGVGIDRLSMIMTNSNSIQDVLFFPQLRPEKKAKVATTEDYKKAGVREELIPIVQKLGITTIKQLKESNPNKLFNDVCGMRKKMKLNDVKNPDIEEVKGWVEA; encoded by the coding sequence ATGCAGTTAAGCGAACAGGAAATCGTAAGACGAGATGCCAGAAAAAAACTGGAAGAGCTGGGTATAGATCCGTATCCGTCAGAGTTATATCATGTCAATGTTTCAGCTAAGGAAATTCATGAAAATTATGAAAAGCAGAAGATTGACTATAAGAACATTTCCATTGCAGGTCGCTTAATGAGCAGGAGAATTATGGGGTCCGCTGCTTTTGCCGAAATCCAGGATTCCACCGGTCGGGTTCAGATATATGTAAGACGAGATGATATTTGCCCGGGTGAAGATAAAAATCTTTATAATACAGTATTTAAAAAGCTTCTCGATATTGGTGATATTATTGGTGTGAAGGGTTATGTCTTTACCACGCAGACAGGCGAGATATCTATTCATGTTACTGAACTCAAAGTACTGTCAAAGTCTTTAAGACCACTCCCTATAGTAAAAGAGACAAAAGATGAGGACGGAAATATTGTAAAGCATGATGCATTTTCAGATCCTGAGTTAAGATATAGGCAGCGTTATGTTGATTTAATTGTCAACTCACAAGTGAAAGATACTTTTATTAAAAGGACTAAGCTTGTCAATTCCATGAGGGAGTACCTTAATGAACGAGGTTATCTTGAGGTGGAGACCCCGATACTCCAACCGCTTTACGGAGGAGCCGCAGCCAAGCCCTTTAAGACCCACCACAATACGCTTGACATGACCTTGTATCTGCGTATTGCCAATGAGTTATACCTCAAAAGATTGATTGTGGGTGGTTTTGATGGGGTTTATGAATTTTCGAAGGACTTCAGGAATGAGGGCATGTCGAGGTTTCATAATCCGGAATTTACTCAGGTGGAACTGTATGTGGCCTATAAAGATTATAACTGGATGATGGACCTTGTAGAGGAGATGATTGAGAAGGTGGCTATGGATCTTCATGGTACCACTAAGGTACAGGTTGGTAGCAATGTGCTTGATTTCAAGAGACCATGGAAGCGCTTTACGATGTTTGAGGCCATAGAGCATTTTACCGGCATAGATATTTCTGAAATGGATGAAACTGAGCTTCGGAAGACCGCTAAGGAGTTGAATGTACCTGTGGATGAAACAATGGGCAAGGGGAAGCTAATCGATGAGATTTTTGGGGAGAAGTGTGAAGGGCAGTTGATCCAACCCACATTTATTACTGACTATCCTGTGGAGATGTCACCTCTGGCAAAGAAGCACCGTACTAAGGAAGGTTTGGTTGAGCGTTTTGAAGCTATCGCCAATGGTAAAGAAATTTGCAATTCGTTCTCAGAGTTGAATGACCCCATTGATCAGAGGAAGAGATTTGAGGAGCAACTGGAGCTAGGTAAGCGTGGAGATGAAGAAGCAATGACACTTGATGAGGACTTTTTACGTGCTCTGGAGTATGGTATGCCTCCTACGGCTGGCTTAGGGGTAGGCATTGACAGGTTGAGCATGATAATGACCAACTCAAATTCTATTCAGGATGTGCTCTTCTTCCCTCAGTTACGACCTGAGAAGAAGGCTAAAGTAGCAACAACTGAAGATTATAAGAAGGCTGGTGTTAGAGAAGAATTGATTCCGATCGTTCAGAAATTAGGCATCACTACGATTAAGCAGCTAAAAGAGTCAAATCCTAATAAACTCTTTAACGATGTTTGCGGGATGAGAAAGAAAATGAAGCTAAATGATGTTAAAAATCCTGATATCGAAGAGGTGAAAGGATGGGTTGAAGCCTGA
- a CDS encoding putative LPS assembly protein LptD: MESCGFSKYSLLCFFWFFISIGYAQNPEQKINSSKELLGKQTLAADTTINSDSTAIVADSLAADSVATAQAPDSDIETTINYSARDSINFSVDSKIVKLYGDAKIDYGAIKLEANHIVIDYNKNTLTATGRVDSLGRKIGYPIFKNGAEVYETKDITYNFKTGRARITEVVTQQGEGYLHGETVFKNSENELFSIDNSYTTCDLAHPHYRIRAKRTKAIPDDKIVSGPFHLEINDVPTPLGFFFGMFPAKNEASSGIIIPSYGEERRRGFFLRGGGYFFDINEYVKATLRGDIYSKGGHGLDLNTVYKKRYAYNGNFNFTYTKLKTSDNIEDNSSANDYRLTWSHSPESKGTSRFSASVNAATSTYNQNNYLGFEVDQADQRLNNFTRKLSSNVSYSKTFQGTPFSLGLSMRHNQDVSTRQVDLLLPSLSFNMANVYPFRGKSGGANTWVDKINIRYSLAGTNEVTNNLGRIGSDASQDSIAPFNFDTFGTFLKNSEKGLKHTIPLSTSFKVLKYFTATPSISYEEKWYFEKLLWGLDPDNPNNAIVADTLDGFNRVYTYSLSTGFNTRLYGTYFFKKGRVKAIRHVMNPSLSFSYQPDFSDKSYGYFDRVIIQEGERAGEEIVKSKYQGFVYGGPSTGESGTIGLSINNTLEMKVDSKKDTLDQAVKVPILNNFGLSTSYNIVADSFKLSSISLRANTSVFNKKLNINVNGTIDPYVYILDSTGISSSDQSTIYYQHRIDRYTWNNGQGIGQLSSASIALSTNLSAKGRESDAKTTDRINDSALNEEDKRFLLNDPGNYIDFSIPWNLRVNYSLNYSKQGFKEASITQTLRLSGDFSLTDKWKVTFNTGYDFEKKDVTPTTLGISRDLHCWEMNLNWTPFGVYTNYNFVIRVKSSLLQDLKLNRTRSFYDN; encoded by the coding sequence TTGGAATCATGCGGCTTTTCGAAGTATAGTTTACTTTGTTTTTTTTGGTTTTTCATCTCCATAGGTTACGCTCAAAATCCTGAACAAAAAATAAATTCCAGTAAGGAACTATTAGGCAAACAAACCTTAGCTGCTGACACTACCATTAACAGTGATAGCACAGCAATAGTTGCAGATTCTTTAGCTGCCGACTCAGTTGCTACTGCACAAGCTCCAGACAGTGACATTGAGACGACCATCAATTATTCTGCCAGAGATTCCATTAACTTTTCAGTTGATTCAAAGATCGTGAAGTTATATGGAGATGCCAAAATTGATTACGGAGCAATTAAGCTGGAAGCCAATCATATTGTAATTGATTACAACAAAAACACATTAACCGCTACGGGCCGCGTAGATTCTTTAGGGAGAAAAATCGGTTACCCTATATTCAAAAATGGTGCAGAGGTCTATGAAACTAAAGACATTACGTATAACTTTAAAACAGGCAGGGCAAGGATAACCGAGGTTGTAACCCAGCAGGGTGAAGGATATCTCCACGGCGAAACAGTATTTAAAAACTCTGAGAACGAGCTGTTTAGCATCGACAATTCATATACTACATGCGACCTGGCCCACCCTCACTACCGCATTAGGGCAAAAAGAACCAAAGCAATACCTGATGATAAGATAGTTTCTGGCCCTTTCCATTTAGAAATCAACGATGTACCAACGCCTTTAGGCTTTTTCTTTGGAATGTTTCCAGCCAAAAACGAAGCTTCATCAGGGATTATTATCCCGTCTTATGGTGAAGAAAGAAGACGCGGATTTTTCCTTAGAGGTGGGGGGTATTTCTTTGATATCAATGAGTATGTAAAGGCGACACTTCGCGGGGACATCTACTCCAAAGGAGGACACGGACTGGACCTGAACACTGTCTATAAAAAAAGGTATGCTTACAACGGTAATTTTAATTTTACTTACACAAAGCTCAAAACCTCGGACAATATTGAAGATAACAGTTCAGCAAACGACTACCGCCTTACCTGGAGCCACTCCCCTGAGTCCAAAGGTACCAGCAGGTTTTCTGCTTCAGTAAATGCAGCTACCTCTACCTATAACCAAAATAATTACCTGGGCTTTGAGGTTGACCAGGCCGATCAAAGGTTAAATAACTTCACCAGAAAATTAAGTTCCAATGTTTCCTACTCCAAAACCTTTCAGGGAACCCCGTTTTCATTGGGACTTAGCATGCGCCACAATCAGGACGTTTCCACAAGACAGGTTGATTTATTATTGCCTTCATTAAGCTTTAATATGGCTAACGTCTACCCTTTTAGGGGGAAATCAGGTGGGGCCAACACCTGGGTTGATAAGATCAACATAAGATACTCTCTGGCCGGAACCAATGAAGTAACGAACAATCTGGGAAGAATAGGATCTGATGCTTCACAAGACAGTATAGCGCCGTTTAATTTTGATACCTTTGGCACGTTTCTTAAAAACTCTGAGAAAGGACTTAAGCATACCATACCATTAAGCACTTCATTTAAAGTATTAAAGTACTTCACTGCTACCCCTTCAATCAGCTACGAAGAAAAGTGGTATTTTGAAAAGTTGCTTTGGGGGCTAGACCCGGACAACCCAAACAATGCCATAGTTGCAGACACCCTTGATGGTTTTAACAGGGTTTACACCTATAGTCTCAGCACTGGCTTTAATACAAGGCTTTACGGCACATATTTTTTCAAAAAAGGTCGTGTGAAGGCCATTCGACATGTAATGAACCCCAGCCTGTCTTTCTCATATCAGCCCGATTTTAGTGACAAGAGTTATGGATACTTTGACAGGGTAATAATTCAGGAAGGCGAAAGAGCCGGAGAGGAGATAGTGAAGTCAAAGTATCAGGGGTTTGTTTATGGCGGCCCCTCTACGGGTGAAAGCGGAACAATTGGCCTTTCCATTAACAACACATTGGAGATGAAAGTCGATTCCAAAAAAGATACCTTGGACCAGGCGGTCAAGGTGCCTATCCTTAACAATTTCGGGCTAAGCACATCATATAATATAGTTGCAGATTCCTTCAAACTATCCAGTATCAGCCTTCGCGCAAACACTTCGGTTTTTAACAAAAAACTTAACATTAACGTCAATGGTACTATCGATCCCTATGTTTACATTTTAGACAGTACTGGGATTAGTTCCAGTGACCAGTCTACTATATATTATCAGCACCGGATAGACCGGTATACCTGGAATAACGGACAGGGTATAGGTCAGCTTTCCAGTGCATCTATAGCCCTAAGTACAAATTTAAGTGCAAAAGGAAGGGAAAGTGATGCCAAAACAACAGACAGAATTAACGATTCGGCGCTCAACGAAGAAGACAAAAGGTTTCTGCTTAATGATCCGGGCAACTATATAGATTTTAGTATACCATGGAATTTACGTGTAAACTATAGCCTGAATTATTCGAAGCAAGGTTTTAAAGAGGCCTCCATTACCCAAACCCTAAGGCTATCCGGTGATTTTTCCCTAACAGATAAATGGAAAGTAACCTTTAATACGGGATATGACTTTGAAAAGAAAGATGTAACACCTACCACCCTGGGAATTTCCAGAGACCTGCATTGTTGGGAGATGAACCTCAACTGGACACCTTTCGGTGTTTATACAAACTATAACTTTGTGATTAGGGTCAAGTCATCCTTACTCCAGGATCTAAAGCTTAACAGGACAAGAAGCTTCTACGATAACTAG
- a CDS encoding N-acetylmuramoyl-L-alanine amidase family protein: protein MRKVIGITFKKRKIVKNIAIVFLLLAITLLTSSSGQRRSDFTVKTVVIDAGHGGHDPGTHGVFSEEKDIALDVSLQLGKYIQEYLPDVKVIYTRKDDKFVELEQRAHIANKNHADVFISVHVNAVSRSSIYGTETYVMGPHKTEGNLDVAKRENSVILYEEGYEEKYEGFDPNSPESHILFSLTQSAYIENSLYLASKIEEQFGTRAGRKSRGVKQAGFWVLWRTAMPSVLVEIGYLTNPAEEKELNNSSVKANIASGIFRAFRDYKNDIESLN from the coding sequence TTGCGTAAAGTTATCGGAATAACTTTTAAGAAGCGAAAGATTGTGAAGAATATTGCCATTGTATTCCTTCTCCTAGCAATAACCTTGCTAACTTCTTCAAGCGGGCAAAGACGATCAGATTTTACGGTGAAGACGGTTGTTATAGACGCTGGTCATGGAGGGCATGATCCTGGTACCCACGGTGTTTTCAGTGAAGAAAAAGACATAGCGCTCGATGTTTCCCTGCAGTTAGGGAAGTATATACAGGAGTATCTGCCCGATGTAAAGGTTATTTATACCAGAAAGGATGATAAATTTGTCGAGCTGGAACAGAGGGCTCACATAGCTAATAAAAATCACGCAGATGTATTTATATCTGTTCATGTCAATGCCGTAAGCAGGAGCAGTATCTATGGTACGGAAACTTACGTTATGGGGCCTCATAAAACAGAAGGTAATCTTGATGTAGCCAAACGGGAAAACTCCGTAATACTTTATGAAGAGGGCTATGAAGAAAAGTATGAGGGTTTTGATCCTAACTCTCCCGAATCTCATATATTGTTTTCACTGACTCAAAGTGCATATATTGAAAATAGCTTGTATCTGGCCAGCAAGATCGAAGAGCAGTTCGGTACGAGGGCCGGAAGAAAAAGCAGGGGAGTGAAACAGGCAGGTTTTTGGGTATTGTGGAGAACAGCCATGCCAAGTGTATTGGTAGAGATTGGTTATCTAACAAACCCTGCAGAAGAAAAGGAACTTAATAATTCATCAGTTAAAGCAAATATAGCCTCAGGAATATTCAGGGCATTCAGAGATTACAAAAACGATATAGAATCATTAAACTAA
- a CDS encoding MlaD family protein: MTVSKELKVGLFMVFSIAILYLGFNYLKGIDFFTSNDKYYAIYENVDGLNVSNPVFVNGFVVGRVSRISLLQDRQNQILVELDLSGDVILGDSAMATLTGDFLGNKSILLSTGDITEPHKPGDTIIAVLDRGIADILAESAQPVANSLEVTIKKINAILDNLTGNSDKLNRMMDGFQKTPILLNSTIAGTKENLDEITATFDQVGKELNTTLQLTRPMLNNLTVFSDSLKRLELNRTVNEANATLTKLNQAIERLANNDGTLGKLINNDSLYVNLNKAVENLDKLLIHMDTQPKHFFSPLGKSKEKIARDRRKAARKEEKEN, from the coding sequence GTGACGGTATCAAAGGAACTCAAGGTTGGCTTGTTTATGGTATTTAGCATTGCCATCCTTTATTTAGGGTTTAACTACCTTAAAGGCATAGATTTTTTTACATCCAATGATAAGTACTACGCTATCTATGAAAATGTAGACGGTCTCAATGTTTCCAATCCTGTTTTTGTCAATGGCTTTGTGGTGGGAAGGGTAAGTAGGATATCCCTTCTTCAGGACAGACAGAATCAAATTCTGGTCGAGCTTGATCTTAGCGGTGATGTTATTCTTGGCGATTCGGCCATGGCTACGCTTACAGGTGACTTTCTGGGTAACAAATCTATCCTTTTAAGTACCGGCGACATTACGGAACCACATAAGCCCGGCGACACTATAATTGCTGTTTTAGACAGAGGTATTGCTGATATTTTGGCAGAAAGCGCCCAGCCCGTGGCCAATAGCCTGGAGGTTACTATTAAAAAGATCAATGCGATACTTGATAACCTTACAGGTAACAGCGATAAACTTAACCGCATGATGGATGGCTTTCAAAAGACACCTATACTATTAAATTCTACCATAGCTGGTACAAAGGAAAACCTTGATGAAATTACTGCTACTTTTGATCAGGTGGGTAAAGAGCTTAATACTACTTTGCAGTTAACCCGTCCGATGCTAAACAACCTTACTGTTTTCAGTGATTCTCTGAAACGCCTCGAGCTCAACCGGACTGTGAATGAAGCCAATGCTACTTTGACTAAATTGAATCAGGCTATTGAACGGCTTGCAAATAATGATGGTACATTAGGCAAGCTCATTAACAATGACTCTCTGTATGTTAATCTTAACAAAGCCGTTGAGAACCTGGATAAACTGCTCATCCATATGGATACTCAACCGAAGCACTTCTTCTCTCCTTTAGGTAAGAGTAAGGAGAAAATAGCCAGGGACAGGAGAAAGGCAGCCAGAAAAGAAGAGAAAGAAAACTAA